The DNA sequence AATATCGAAACCATTTTAGGTTGGAATGGTGTTACACCGCATATTTACGGTAAAAAACAAACACGCCCGTTCCGAAAAATGGGACACGTTACGATTGTAAATCAAGACATGACCGAGGCAAGACGAATTGCAGAGGATGTTAAGAATACTATTAAGGTTATTAGTTAAGAGAGTATACAGTCGCAGTTTTCAGTCACAGTCACAGTAGCAGTCGCAGTCTGAAACTTGAAACAAAAAAACAGTCACACTTTTCAGTCACAGTCTAAAACGTGAAACATGAAACATGAAACTTTTAACTTAAAACAAAACACACAACAAAAAAACAAAACACATGAGCAAAGTAGCTATCATAATGGGAAGTATCTCAGACATGCCAGTCATGCAGGATGCCATCGACATACTAAAACAATTTAATATAGAAGTAGAAGTTGATATTGTTTCGGCACACAGAACGCCGGAAAAATTATTTGATTTCAGTAAAAATGCGCACACTCGCGGTATTTCGGTGATTATTGCCGGAGCAGGTGGTGCAGCACATTTACCGGGAATGGTTGCTTCAATGTCACCGTTACCTGTAATTGGAGTTCCTGTAAAATCAAGTAATTCTATTGACGGATGGGATAGTGTATTGTCTATTCTTCAGATGCCGGGTGGAGTTCCTGTGGCGACAGTTGCCCTAAATGGAGCAAAAAATGCCGGAATTCTGGCCGCACAAATCATCGGAAGTCATGACAAAATAGTTCTTGAGACTATTATCTCATACAAAGAAGAACTTAAAGCTGCCGTTAATAAAGCTGCTGAGGGTTTAAAAAAATAAAAAACTAATTCCCGCAAGATTTCCAAAATCCTGCGGGAATTTTAGATTTCAATTCAAATGGACCTTTACGCTTATCCTCTTTTGACAAACAATCAGATTTAAAACACTTTAAAACTTAAAAGAAAAACTTAACTTTGATAAAAAAGCAGTAATGAATATCCAAGCCTCTAAAATAGAATTAGCTAAAATTGTTCTGGACATAGACAATCCTGATTTGATTCAGGAAATTGTTGATTTCATTCAATCGAAAGAAAGTTTATCAGAAGAGCAAAAAAGCAAAATCAATGAAGCTATTTATTCTTTAGAAAAAGAAGAAGGAATCCAACATGATGCCGTAATGGAAGAAACCAAAATCCGCTATTCAAAATATTTTAAATAATGGATGTAATTTGGGCTCCACAAGCTAAAAAAGATTTTTGGAACAATATCGATTATCTTGAAGCAGAATGGTCTGAAAAAAGTGCTTTACATTTTATTAAAAAAGTAGACACAACAATAGCCCTTTTAAAAAATGACACCGTTTTATTCCTAAAGACCAACTACAAAAACGTCTACAAAATTGTCATTACAAAACACATTTCACTTTATTACCGAATAGAAAACGAAACAATCCAATTTACTACGTTTTTGGAACAACTTTCAAGATTTAGAAAAATTCAAATTATGACTTTAACTTTTCAGGCTCCTAACAATCAAAATTAAACTGCTAAATTAGCCCGAAACGTCATAAAAAATCAGTAGAATAAAAAACAATATCAATGAGTATCTTAACACAATATTTCAACACCAGACATAATACAGCCCCGTTTTCGCAAATCAAAATCGAAGATTATTTTCCTGCTTTTCAGGAAGGAATTACTCAGGCCAAAGCCGAAATTGACGCTATCGTAGACAATCCCGAAACACCCACTTTTGAAAACACGATTCTTACATTGGAATATTCCGGTGATATTTTGGATCGTATTTCTAGTATTTTCTTCAATTTAAATTCGGCTGAAACGAATGACGAAATGCAAAAAATCGCTCAGGAAGTTTCGCCTTTATTATCAGATTTCGGAAACGACATTACGCTAAACGCCGCTTTATTTTCTAAAGTAAAAGCAGTTTATGATCAAAAAGAAAGTTTGAATCTAACTCCGGAACAAACGACACTTTTAGATAAAAAATATAAAAGTTTCTCCAGAAACGGAGCCAACTTAGCCGAAGACAAAAAAGAGCAATTACGCGAAATCGACAAAGAACTTTCTAAATTAAGTTTACAATTTGGCGAAAATGTTTTGGCAGAAACCAATGCCTTCGAATTGCATTTAACAAGCGAAAGTGACTTGGCCGGATTACCGGAAGGAACTATTGAAGCAGCCCGATCACTGGCTAAAAGTCAGGAGAAAGAAGGTTGGATATTTACTTTAGATCACCCAAGTTATATTCCGTTTTTGACTTATGCTGACAATCGCGAATTGCGTAAAAAAATGGCCATTGCCTTTGGCGCAAAAGCATTTCAGGGTAACGAATTTGACAATCAGGAGAATGTTTTAAAAATAGCTAAATTACGTTTCGAAAGAGCCAATTTGTTAGGCTATAAAACACACGCGCATTTTGTTCTAGAAGAAAGAATGGCAGAAAGCCCGGAAAAAGTTTTTACTTTCTTAAACGATTTATTAGCGAAAGCAAAGCCTGCCGCTCAAAAAGAGTTTGCAGAATTAACGGCTTTTGCAAAAGAACTGGACGGAATTGAAGAATTGGAGAAATGGGATGGCTCTTATTACTCTGAGAAATTAAAACAACAACTTTTCAACTTAGATGATGAAAAGCTAAAACCTTATTTCCAGTTAGAAAAAGTATTAAACGGAGCTTTCATCGTTGCCGAAAAACTATACGGATTAACCTTTACAGAAGTCTTTGATATTGACAAATACCATGAAGAAGTTACCACTTATGAAGTAACAGACGCAGAAAATAAATTAGTTTCGATTTTCTATGCGGATTTTTTCCCAAGAAAAGGAAAACGAAACGGTGCCTGGATGACCTCATTCAAATCGCAATATGTAAAAGATGATGTAAATGAAAGACCACACATTTCTAATGTTTGTAATTTCACTAAACCGACAGAAACTAAACCTTCATTACTTACTTTTAATGAAGTAACGACTTTATTCCACGAATTTGGTCACGGGTTACATGGAATGTTGGCCAACACCACCTACCCAAGTCTGTCCGGAACTTCCGTTTTTTGGGACTTTGTAGAATTGCCAAGTCAGATTATGGAGAATTGGTGTTACGAACCGGAAGCCTTGGCTTTGTTTGCGAATCATTATGAAACGGGTGAAATCATCCCGATTGAATATGTTCAAAAAATAAAAGAAAGTGCCAGTTTTCAAGAAGGACTAGCTACTTTACGTCAGTTGAGTTTTGGATTATTAGATATGGCTTGGCACGGACAAGATCCGACCAACATTACGGATCTGAAAGCTTTCGAAACGGAGCAATTTGCCGATACCAAATTGTATCCTGAAGTAAAAGAAAATGCCATGAGTACGGCATTTTCACATATTTTCCAAGGAGGTTATTCTTCGGGATATTACAGCTACAAATGGGCAGAAGTATTAGATGCAGATGCTTTTGAATATTTTCAGGAAAAAGGAATCTTTAATACTGAAGTAGCTTCAAAGTTCAAAGAAAACGTACTTTCAAAAGGAGGAACAGAGCACCCGATGCTTTTATACAAACGTTTTAGAGGTCAGGAACCAAAACCTGAGGCTTTATTGAAACGTGCGGGATTACTTTAAAAAGTTCTCTGTTTTCAGTCGCAGTTTAAGGCTGTGACTGGAATTTTAATATTAAAAAATAACTACCTTGAAAAAGTATTTTAAACTATTCCTTTACCTTTCTCTTATAGGATTGGTTGCAATTATTTCTGTTAATTACTATGTAAAATCAACTACAGAACCACTTATTTACCACTCTTTAGAAAAATTACCAAAAAACGACATTGGAATTGTTTTTGGTGCGGGAATTAATGGTGATCAGCCAAGTAAATATTTAAAGGACAGACTTGATGCCGGAATTCTACTGTACAAAACCAAAAGAATTAGCAAAATTTTACTTTCGGGTGACAATGGACGTGACGAATATGATGAATTAACGGTCATGAAAAATTACTGTTATAGAAACGGTGTTGATACGACTAAGATTTTTGTTGATTATGCCGGTTTCGATACGTATTCAACGATGTATAGAGCGAAGCATATTTTTAAAGTTGAAAAAGCAACTTTAATCTCTCAGGAATACCATTTAAACAGAGCCATTTACATTGGAAACAAACTTGGCGTAAAATCAATTGGTTTCTCTGCAAACAGAGGGGAATATAATGGCTATAAATATGTCCGATTTAGAGAATGTATTTCTATAGTGAAATCCTTTTTTGATGTTCTGAGAAATCGCGAACCTCATTTTTTAGGAAATCCTATCCCTCTTGATGGAGAATCTAATTATTCCAAGGAAGACAAAAGATAACTAAAAAACCGAAGCAATTGCTTCGGTTTTGATTTATACTACTATAAATGGAGCTGCTTGCTATCGCAAATAGCTCCATTTTTTTTATGCTTTTACTGAAGCTTATTAATGATTTCAACTTGCTCCGGAAATTTAATTTTAAGCATTTCAATTTGTTCAGGAGTAGGAAGAAAACTATCACTTTTATCCCAGGCTGGAGCAAGACTACAGCTTGATAAGGCATAACCCAGGCCTACTAATTCGGCACCAAACCAATGGTTATGCGGTGCAGCTCCCATTAGAAGTTGTCCCTGATCGAGATCACTGCCAAAAGTTACCGTAGAATAAACGCCCTCTTCTGAGAAAATATGCAGTTTGATCGCGCTTCCCTGATGGAAAAACCATTGCTCATCTTGATTCAAGGCATGAATTTTAAGCACCTCTCCTTCTTTTAAAAGATAATAATTGGTAGAATAAGCCCTACGATCACCATTAAAACGTTTTGGTAAAGCTGCTTCCGGGAGGATGATATCACTTTCGGGTCCATGGGCTAAATACCCTCCAATTCCTGTGGGAACCATATTTAACTTTCGAATCAATCGATCGGCCTCGATATTGGCGTTAGGAAATCGTTTAGAAAAACACACGGTGATTCCTATAATTTCGTCGCCACCTTTCTTCCGTAAAAGCCCTTTTTGAGTAACAATTTCTAAATCGGCAACGGATCCGTCTGGCTCGGTTATTTCAATGGTCTCGTAGTAATTCAACAATGGAATACCACTTTCCATAACTTCTTTGTCATGGGCCACATGTGCGGCACGACTATCTCTGGTCCCGATAAGGTCTTCTTGCTTTTGCCCTAATAAATCTGCAAAATCTTTATTGACCCACAAAAAGACAGCATCGCGATTCTTGATACAAAAATATACACCATCTGTTTTATCGAGTACATCTCCCACTGTCATGGCAGGAATAGTATCTAATGGTATATTATTTATATCGGTATCGAGTTCGTTTAAGGTTTGATTTTCCATGATTAATTTGAAACAAAAGTTTTAGATTCACTTTTAACCTTAATATGGGACTCCTGATGCAAATTATCTGCCAAATCCTGAGCTAGTGCAACCATAGTCATTGTTGGATTCCACGAACCACTTGCAGGCCAAAGTGCTCCTCCTGTCACATAGACATTCTCAACACCGTTTGGACGGTAATCCAAACCAACAACTCCTTCGTCTCCTTTGCCAATCCAAAGACTTGAACCTTCATGAACCAATCCGCCCACTCTGCGTTGTTTAACCGGTGGGTGCTCACTCATCCAGACTCCTTCATCTGCATTACCGTGCCAATATTCTACAGCAGTGTGCCCTTTTGGTGATAAAGCCTCTTCTAACATCTGAAAAGTCCCATGATCCATGGTATCCCAAGTCTGCAAATCTGTTTCACCGGCTACCGCCTGCAACGTTACATTTGTTGTAGGATCAGATTGTCCGTTAAGACGCAGGTAATTCTCCGGATTTCTGAAATCCATTTCGCCCAGTACTGCACATACAAATACCAAATAATCCTCAGAACTTGTAAGCTGTGCCATAGACGCAGTAGCGACAACATCGGGCATATAACGAGCTGCTTTCTGAGCATTCTTAAGCGGGTTTTTATCTGAAAGAACCGAAAGTTGTACGTGATATTGCATACCACTTTCTTTATTTACACCTGCCATGTAGATCGCCGCTAATTCCAATTCACTTAATTGATTTGCAAAATCATAATCTTTACGCGGAATACGTGCTACTACAGAGGTAATGAAATGTGCCGTAAAACGTTCTCCTGCTTTTTTTACCTGAGGAAAAGAATTTAAGATCAACGTAGCCGGAGGAAGTGTTCCCATTGCCAAAATCACTTTAGCATTACCTACATTTACCATTCCTCTGGAAGTTTCTAAAGCAGTGGCAACCCCGTCTTGCTGATGAATGCGGTTTACAATACAGTTACCCACCATTTGCAGCGGACTTCCCTCTCCTTTTTTACTTAAATCAGATTGTTTTATGGCAAGATCCAACATCACAGATGGGGTAGAAAATTTAGCAAAATCCAAACCTTCCTGTACCCCTGACCCCGCTGCCAAAGGCGCTGCCATACTTCTGGTTGCTGAAGTCACTTTCCCTAAATTAGCAGCCAACATCTCCTGAAGCTCGGTTTGCAATAGTCCATACACAGGGCGTTGCAATGCAACATGTTTTAAAACGACAGGATCTAAATCACTATCGATCTGATCGGCCGGCACTACATTTAATAAAATTTCTGCCGATTTAAAATGCGCTTTTGCAGCATCTATAGTTTCTTGCGGCCAATATTGCATTTCTTCCTGTGTAGGTCTTGGACACCAGGCACTCCACATAATACTTCTTCCTCCAAAAAAAGGAATCATTCCGTGTTGAAACTGAATATTCCCTGCAGGTTGTGTCGCCGTTTTACTCGAAAGTGTCCACGGAAATGTTTCTGACAATCCGCCTAACACATGTTGATAAGGAATAGGTAAATTTTGAAAATGTTCCGGCAGGAAAAAAGGCCCTCTTTCTACAATCAAAATTTTAGACATTGGGTTTTGAGCTAAAGTTCGTTCGGCAAAAGCCAAAGAACAAAAACCACTACCAATTATAATAAAATCAAAATGCTCTTGTTCGCGAGCTATTTTCCAATCTGTTTCTGAAAGAAAAAAAATATGATCGAAAACTTTTTGGGGTGTCGGATCTTGCGGTCCCGGTGTCGGGTAACCATTTGCAAAATTCGGACTTGATGAAAATGTTGTCATAATACTTCTTTTTTAGGTTAATTGTTGGTGTTTGAGATTTATTATTTAGAAAGACAAAAACAGCAAAAAAACCGAAACTGTTGCTTCGCTTTTTTTGCCATTCTTATTTTAGGTGATCAATCGCTTTTTGACGACAATACCATTTTTATTTCACTTATATTTTTTTCTTACTAGAGGACGATAACGGTATAATTTCACCGAAAACATGACTCAGGATTTTGGGTTGCAGACTAGGACTAGTATTATTACTATGACAAGAAAAACAAGAGATTGCAGTGCTGTCTGTCGAAGCCGTTGATGGAGATTGAACAAACGTTTCCATGGTACTATTAGACAACTGTCCGGTACCAATTGCATCTCCATTAGGAATTGAGTCAGCTGTCCCTCCATAGGGGTAAACATTCCCGTTTGGTGCAGCACCTCCAAAAGTCCATGTTGCTCCTATTAACAGATAATTTTTTCTGACATCTTTGCCTACCAACATCTTACGAACGGCATTATTTATGGAAATGATCTCACTGTTGGAATCAGCCGGTGTTTGATCTTCTCCGTTAGGAACGGTATTAGAAGCCACTCCCCAAGCCATAATTCTTCTTACATTAGGAGTCTTAATCGTTGTATCTTTTACCTGAATCGTATTACCTGAAACAGTCATACTTTGAAAGTTTTGATTTCCTGTTGTATCATTGGCATTGACATTAAAAAGCCATCCTTTACCGGTATCGGCTCGCACCTGTTTTATATTATTTTGTTTATCGCGGTAAGCGTAAGCATCATTTGGCGAGTTTTTCTCATGTTCAAAAGTGGCCCAAACCATTTCAGGATGTCCGGCTACACTTCCTACAACATGCATTCCTACCAATGCTAATGTTGTTGTTTTTTGCCCCTTTTCAACCCATACCTTTGGATTGGACTTATCATAAGTAGGGATTACCGCTTTTATCGTAACATAAGTATCCGCGTTTGGTAAATCTTTGACTTCTACCCATGACGTTTTTAATTCCATTGCCAAAGCATCCGGATCGGGAGGTGCGGCCCAGCCTTTTGTTTTTGCATAGGCCAAAATACTATCTCTGGCGCTGGCTGTGGTTGGAAATTGATTTCCGTTTAATTTACCCTCGTTGACTCCGGTTAAAAAATAAGCGTAAACATCATTAACCATAGTGATATAGTATACTAATGATTTATTTTCTCCCATTAAAGCGCCATGAGAACCTGCTTGTCCTTGTTCAGACTGCACTTCTCTACCTTTAGAATCAAGAAAAATTGATTTTGCCCCTATTTTAAATTCCTGTACCACCGCGGACGGGTTAATTTTACTGTCGATAACAGGTTTTGGATTTTTGATGACTTTTCCTTTTGTATCAATAAAAGAGTGCAATCCTGAGGCATTGGTCAAAATATGATCGAACTGGATTAATTTGTTAGCGTCGTTTTTAACTTTTTCGTCTTTTTTCGCTGCTTCAATTTCAAACCTTCTTCCATTTTTATCGATCAAAATAGGCAATCTGTTTGGTCCGCTTTGATTAATGTTACTTACCGCACGAATCGCTTCATTGGCTTTGTGTTGTGTCAGCGTACGTTTGTTTAAGGAATCAGGAGGAGAAACATTGTAAAATACGGGAGATTCTAAAACAGTTCCTTTTCCGTTATATCCTCCTGAAGCCGGAGACGTTAGCCATAAGAACATCTGCTCCGACCATTTATAAAAATCACAATTGTTTTTACTCGGAAACAACACACTGTTTGCCGGTTTGACTAATCCGTTTTCAGTTACGGTACCCGAAGCAAACCAAGACTTAAACTCGGATTCAGACACCGTGCAAGTTTCTTTTACATCTTGTGGTAAATACTCATAATCATTAGAAGCCAAAAGGCCTTTCTCTTTTTTACATCCTAAAAACAGGATTACTATTACCATAAATGCTACAGCAATAATTTTTGTGGTTGTTTTTTTCATCTTTTTCACAGTTTAGATTTGGTTTATTTAGGGATATAATTAAGCAGCAAAACATTTATTTAAATTCACATTACAGGCAGTAAAATGATCAGGCGTATCTTTTTTAGTTGATACCAAATTCCTCTTTCAAATTTTCCGCCAAAGCAACAGGTTCATTTTCAATCTGGTGATTGTGGCACGAAAAACCTCCCGTTCCGTCCCAGCAGTTATTAATCGCAAAATAGGCATCAAAATCAGCCAAAAAAGAGTCATTCTCCGATTTCTCCAACGACTGTCTGTACTTTCCTTGCAGGCTGACTACTTTTGTGAATTGCCCTAATCGCGTAACATTGATTTTTCCTTTAACCTCAATGGCTATATCATTTTCAGAATCATCTACGGTTTGTTTAATGATAACCGTACCCGTCACAGAATTCTTCAATGGCTTTACTATCAAACTAAACGTAGCAATGGGAGCACCCGGCATCCCAACATTTCCTATAGTTCCTTCTGCTAAATAATCTTCTGTTACTAAATTTTCCATTTTGGTTTGGTTTTTGGTTTTTGTCATGTTTAATTAGAACTTTTCAGAATTGAGCTGGTTTCTTTCGAGTGGCTGCTCTTCTCTTTATTGAAAAGTAAACGGGCATAAAAATGGAACGCTATTCCGTACTCCATCTCTTAAATTCCCTATCAAAGCTATAACAGCAGTCCCGCTTAGAGCAAAAAAATGTCATAAGGCAATTTTTTTTTGTCATGAAAGAGATAAAAAATGCCCCAAGAGTCCTTTTAGATGTCATGAAAGCCCTTCTTACCTAGATGAGATAAATAGTTTAGTAAATGAATTCAAAGCAAACATCCCTAACTTAATCGCAGAATAGCCGTGCTTTTAAAACTTTAAAAAGGCAGTTGAGAAACCGTTTTACGCGGCAACAATATTATATTTTAAAATTATCTTTCAATTATTTTTGAAAGTTTAAAAACTTTTGCTTACATTTGATCTATGGAATTCAAAGAAGCAAAAAATAAATTCGTACAGACCTGGGGAGCTTTAGGTTCTCAATGGGGCATCAATAAAACCATGGCACAGATTCATGCTTTACTGATGGTTTCTAACGAGCCGGTTTCTATGGAAGACATTATGGATGAATTGCAGATTTCCCGTGGTAATGCAAGTATGAACTTAAGAGGTTTAATGGATTGGGGAATTGTATATAAAGAATACAAAGCTGGAGAAAGAAGGGAATTTTTTACTGCTGAAAAAGATCTGGACGAATTGGCTGTAAAAATTGCCAGAGAAAGAAGCAAAAGAGAGATTAAACCTGCTCTTAAAATCCTAAAAGAAGTTTCCTCAATAGAAGCAAAAGACACTGCCGAAGAAAAACACTTTATCGATCAAACCAATAAATTGTATGATTTTGTTTTAAAGGCAGATAATATGCTGGATAAAATAACAGAGTTTAACGAAAACTGGCTAGGTCGTCTGGTTTTAAAAATCATGAAATAAAAAAATTTCATTAAAAGTTTCATTTTTTTCTGAAAGTTTAAAACAATCAATAACTATAAACAAACAGACCATGAATCTCAACATTACTGGCTATCTGATTTACCTCAGCATCACGATTTTCATCATTTTCAGAGTTGGGAAAATCTGTTACAAGAATGGGAACATTTATGTCCGCGAACTGATTCCGGATCACATCGAAATTTGTCAAAAAATCAATCAGGTATTGTTACTGGCGTATTATCTTTTGAATAGTGGTTATTGTGCCATGACTTTAGTTTCCTGGCAGAAAATCACATCATCGACACAACTTATTGAAACCATCGGAATAAAAACGGCGATCATTATTTTCATCATTTCAATTTTACATTATCTCAATATTATAATTCTTACCAAATACATTCAAAAACTAATTAAATAACACCTTAAATTTAACTATCATGGAAACTATAAAAATCTTAATCGGTTACAGTATTTATTTGCCAATTGCATTATTCCTTACCTACTATGTTTCTAAAACACTTTTTAAAAATGGGAAAATCTTTATGCTTGATATTTTTAAAGGAAGAGAAGATATCGCTCAGGCCACCAATAAACTTTTTGAAACCGGTTTCTATCTTTTAAATGTTGGATTCGCTTTAATGATTTTACAACTTGAATTGAGCAGAGACAGTTACCAGGAATTAATTGAAAATTTAAGTTATAAAATTGGCGGATTCTCTATTTACTTAGGTATAATGTTATTCATCAATTTGTACTTTTTCTTCAGAGGAAAAAGAAAAGCAAAAGAAACAAGAGAAGAACGATTAGTATTTAAAGCTTAAGTCATCCCTTACATCTGGCGGGACTTATAAAACTCGTCAGATTTACTAAAAACTACCTGTCATGAAAACACTGGAAAACCAAACTTTACTGTATGACGAAGACTGTCCGTTATGTCAAGTTTACACTACGGGTTTTATAAAAGCAAAAATGCTGGACGAAAACGGTCGTAAATCGTATTGTCAATTAGATGAAAACGAACAAACTTTTGTTGACATAAACCGTGCTTCCAATGAGATTGCGTTAATAGACAACAAAAATCAAACGGTGCTTTATGGAATTGACAGTTTGCTAAAAGTCCTTGGATTCTCTTTTCCTTTAATTGAAAAAATCGGAAATATAAAACCCGTTAAATTCTTTTTGAAGAAACTGTATTCGTTTGTTTCTTATAATCGAAAAGTCATTATTCCGAGTAAAATCAATACAGCGGCGAAGTTACAATGTGTACCGAATTTCAATTATAAGTATCGATTTTTATTTATTGGTTTTGCTACTGTTATGACCACAATCGTATTGTACAACTATTCTTTTCTGATTCCGAGTTTGCCAAAAGCAAGTATCACAAGAGAATTTATGATAGCAATTGGACAACTCTTTTTTCAATCTTTGTTTCTTTTGAAATCAGACCGAAAAACAATCCTCAATTATAGCGGGAATCTAATGACGGTTTCTTTAATGGGATCCTTACTGCTTCTTCCAATACTGGCATTTCAGACTGTTGTCACTATTTCAGTAAATACCTCTTTAATTTGGTTTGTTCTTACCGCTTTTATTATGTTTATGGAACATTACAGAAGGATTAAAATACTACAACTACCGACTTACTTATGTATCACGTGGGTTGTTTACAGACTTATTGTTTTACTCTTAATTTTAAATTTCTAATGATCCGAAATAAATTAATCATCGCAGCAGGAACCGGCTTTTTAGGTCAGGGTTTACTAAGTCATTTTAAAGACAGATTCGGAGAAATCGTAATCTTAACCCGAGGGAAATCAAAAACGATTGACGGAATTAAATATGTTAATTGGAATGCTAAGACATTCTCCGGCTGGGAAAAAGAACTCGAAAACGCGGCCGTTTTGATAAACCTTGCGGGAAAATCGGTTGATTGCCGGTACACCAAAAAAAATAAAAAAGAGATACTGTTATCCCGAATTGAAAGCACCAAGATTTTAAATAAAGCAGTCTTAAATTGTAAAAACGCACCGAAACACTGGTTGAATTCCTCAACCTCTACCATATATCGTTTCTCATTAGACAAGGAAATGGACGAAAGGAACGGCGAAATTGGCAATGATTTCTCGATGAACGTGGCGCAATCCTGGGAAAAAGCTTTTTTTAAAACCGAAACGCCAAGTACCTTAAAAACGGCTTTGAGAACATCTATTGTTTTAGGAAAAAAGGGAGGTGCATTAGTACCGCTAAAAACCCTTGCCCAATTTGGCTTTGGCGGAAAACAAGGAAATGGAAACCAAATGGTAAGCTGGATTCATGAAACAGATTTTGCCAGAGCAATAGATTTTATAATCGACAAAGAAATAACCGGAGTACTGAATATTGTAGCTCCAAAACCCGTGACAAATAAAAATTTCATGTCCTTACTACGAAAAGCCGTCAAGGCTCCATTTGGGATTCCAATAACGGAATCGCTATTAAAATTAGGCTCTCTGCTTATCCGGACTGAACCGGAATTGGTTTTAAAAAGCAGGAATGTGATTCCGAAACGATTGCTTGAAGAAGGTTTTCAATTTGAATTTGACACTTTAGAAAAAGCATTAAAAAATCTAATACAATGACAACAATAAACTTAGTCACCAAAATAAAAGCCTCAAAACAAATTGTTTTTGATACCGCGAGAGATATTGATTTGCATCAAAAATCAACAGCAACTTCAAATGAAAAAGCCATTGCCGGTATTACATCGGGCTTAATTAATTTCAATGAAACCGTCACCTGGAGAGGAAAACATTTCGGATTTTATCTGACGCACAAAAGCCGAATCACAAAAATGGATCTTTATGATTATTTTCTGGATGAAATGGAGGAAGGCAAATTCAAATCATTCAAACACCAACATTTTTTTGAAGAACAAAACGGGGTTACCATCATGAAAGACCATTTACAATATGAAACGCCTTATGGCATTTTCGGAGAATTGTTTGATATTATATGCCTCGAAAAGCATCTGACCAATTTTCTTTTAGCCAGAAATAAAATCCTGAAAGAGACCGCAGAGAACAGCTCCCTGTAACAAAAAAGACCGTCTGTGTCAGACGATCTTTTTACATTGAAACTCTTGTCGGGAATAGTTATGGTGATTCATACTATTCCTGTATCGAATTATTTGGCGTAAATTTT is a window from the Flavobacterium cupriresistens genome containing:
- the purE gene encoding 5-(carboxyamino)imidazole ribonucleotide mutase, which codes for MSKVAIIMGSISDMPVMQDAIDILKQFNIEVEVDIVSAHRTPEKLFDFSKNAHTRGISVIIAGAGGAAHLPGMVASMSPLPVIGVPVKSSNSIDGWDSVLSILQMPGGVPVATVALNGAKNAGILAAQIIGSHDKIVLETIISYKEELKAAVNKAAEGLKK
- a CDS encoding type II toxin-antitoxin system RelE/ParE family toxin codes for the protein MDVIWAPQAKKDFWNNIDYLEAEWSEKSALHFIKKVDTTIALLKNDTVLFLKTNYKNVYKIVITKHISLYYRIENETIQFTTFLEQLSRFRKIQIMTLTFQAPNNQN
- a CDS encoding M3 family metallopeptidase, which encodes MSILTQYFNTRHNTAPFSQIKIEDYFPAFQEGITQAKAEIDAIVDNPETPTFENTILTLEYSGDILDRISSIFFNLNSAETNDEMQKIAQEVSPLLSDFGNDITLNAALFSKVKAVYDQKESLNLTPEQTTLLDKKYKSFSRNGANLAEDKKEQLREIDKELSKLSLQFGENVLAETNAFELHLTSESDLAGLPEGTIEAARSLAKSQEKEGWIFTLDHPSYIPFLTYADNRELRKKMAIAFGAKAFQGNEFDNQENVLKIAKLRFERANLLGYKTHAHFVLEERMAESPEKVFTFLNDLLAKAKPAAQKEFAELTAFAKELDGIEELEKWDGSYYSEKLKQQLFNLDDEKLKPYFQLEKVLNGAFIVAEKLYGLTFTEVFDIDKYHEEVTTYEVTDAENKLVSIFYADFFPRKGKRNGAWMTSFKSQYVKDDVNERPHISNVCNFTKPTETKPSLLTFNEVTTLFHEFGHGLHGMLANTTYPSLSGTSVFWDFVELPSQIMENWCYEPEALALFANHYETGEIIPIEYVQKIKESASFQEGLATLRQLSFGLLDMAWHGQDPTNITDLKAFETEQFADTKLYPEVKENAMSTAFSHIFQGGYSSGYYSYKWAEVLDADAFEYFQEKGIFNTEVASKFKENVLSKGGTEHPMLLYKRFRGQEPKPEALLKRAGLL
- a CDS encoding SanA/YdcF family protein codes for the protein MKKYFKLFLYLSLIGLVAIISVNYYVKSTTEPLIYHSLEKLPKNDIGIVFGAGINGDQPSKYLKDRLDAGILLYKTKRISKILLSGDNGRDEYDELTVMKNYCYRNGVDTTKIFVDYAGFDTYSTMYRAKHIFKVEKATLISQEYHLNRAIYIGNKLGVKSIGFSANRGEYNGYKYVRFRECISIVKSFFDVLRNREPHFLGNPIPLDGESNYSKEDKR
- a CDS encoding cupin domain-containing protein; this translates as MENQTLNELDTDINNIPLDTIPAMTVGDVLDKTDGVYFCIKNRDAVFLWVNKDFADLLGQKQEDLIGTRDSRAAHVAHDKEVMESGIPLLNYYETIEITEPDGSVADLEIVTQKGLLRKKGGDEIIGITVCFSKRFPNANIEADRLIRKLNMVPTGIGGYLAHGPESDIILPEAALPKRFNGDRRAYSTNYYLLKEGEVLKIHALNQDEQWFFHQGSAIKLHIFSEEGVYSTVTFGSDLDQGQLLMGAAPHNHWFGAELVGLGYALSSCSLAPAWDKSDSFLPTPEQIEMLKIKFPEQVEIINKLQ
- a CDS encoding GMC oxidoreductase encodes the protein MTTFSSSPNFANGYPTPGPQDPTPQKVFDHIFFLSETDWKIAREQEHFDFIIIGSGFCSLAFAERTLAQNPMSKILIVERGPFFLPEHFQNLPIPYQHVLGGLSETFPWTLSSKTATQPAGNIQFQHGMIPFFGGRSIMWSAWCPRPTQEEMQYWPQETIDAAKAHFKSAEILLNVVPADQIDSDLDPVVLKHVALQRPVYGLLQTELQEMLAANLGKVTSATRSMAAPLAAGSGVQEGLDFAKFSTPSVMLDLAIKQSDLSKKGEGSPLQMVGNCIVNRIHQQDGVATALETSRGMVNVGNAKVILAMGTLPPATLILNSFPQVKKAGERFTAHFITSVVARIPRKDYDFANQLSELELAAIYMAGVNKESGMQYHVQLSVLSDKNPLKNAQKAARYMPDVVATASMAQLTSSEDYLVFVCAVLGEMDFRNPENYLRLNGQSDPTTNVTLQAVAGETDLQTWDTMDHGTFQMLEEALSPKGHTAVEYWHGNADEGVWMSEHPPVKQRRVGGLVHEGSSLWIGKGDEGVVGLDYRPNGVENVYVTGGALWPASGSWNPTMTMVALAQDLADNLHQESHIKVKSESKTFVSN